A genomic segment from Streptomyces antibioticus encodes:
- a CDS encoding acetyl/propionyl/methylcrotonyl-CoA carboxylase subunit alpha codes for MFDTVLVANRGEIAVRVIRTLRAMGVRSVAVFSDADADARHVREADTAVRIGPAPAAESYLSVERLLEAAARTGAQAVHPGYGFLAENAGFARACADAGLVFIGPPADAIALMGDKIRAKETVMAAGVPVVPGSTGSGLSDEQLVAAAREIGVPVLLKPSAGGGGKGMRLVRETSALAEEIAAARREARASFGDDTLLVERWIDRPRHIEIQVLADGHGNVVHLGERECSLQRRHQKVIEEAPSVLLDERTRAAMGEAAVQAARSCGYRGAGTVEFIVPGGDPSSYYFMEMNTRLQVEHPVTELVTGLDLVEWQLRVAAGEPLSFGQEDVRLTGHAIEARICAEDPSRGFLPSGGTVLALREPGGDGVRTDSGLSEGTEVGSLYDPMLSKVIAYGPDRPTALRKLRAALAETVTLGVPTNAGFLRRLLAHPAVVAGELDTGLVERVADTLVPGEVPEEVYEAAAAVRLEALRPTGEGWTDPFSVPNGWRLGGTPRAVGFPLRVTGLEPVVHEQRGTHTVTPHQVSVTLDGVRHTFDRAGDWLGRDGDAWHVRDHDPVAASLTGSAFAGADSLTAPMPGTVTVVKVAVGDEVAAGQSLLVVEAMKMEHVISAPHAGTVAELDVTPGSTVAMDQVLAVVTPHEEAAE; via the coding sequence ATGTTCGACACCGTGCTCGTCGCCAACCGGGGCGAGATCGCCGTCCGGGTGATCCGGACCCTGCGCGCGATGGGCGTGCGCTCGGTCGCCGTGTTCTCCGACGCCGACGCCGACGCGCGGCACGTCCGCGAGGCCGACACCGCCGTACGGATCGGTCCGGCGCCGGCCGCCGAGAGCTATCTGTCGGTGGAACGGCTCCTGGAGGCGGCCGCCCGCACCGGCGCGCAGGCCGTGCACCCGGGGTACGGCTTCCTCGCCGAGAACGCCGGCTTCGCGCGCGCCTGCGCCGACGCCGGGCTGGTCTTCATCGGGCCGCCCGCCGACGCCATCGCCCTGATGGGCGACAAGATCCGCGCCAAGGAGACGGTGATGGCCGCCGGGGTGCCGGTGGTGCCCGGCTCCACTGGCAGCGGGCTCAGCGACGAGCAACTCGTCGCCGCCGCACGCGAGATCGGCGTCCCCGTGCTGCTGAAGCCGTCCGCGGGCGGCGGCGGCAAGGGCATGCGGCTGGTGCGGGAGACGTCCGCGCTGGCCGAGGAGATCGCCGCCGCCCGCCGCGAGGCCCGCGCCTCCTTCGGCGACGACACGCTCCTCGTGGAGCGGTGGATCGACCGCCCCCGGCACATCGAGATCCAGGTCCTGGCCGACGGCCACGGCAACGTCGTGCACCTGGGCGAGCGCGAGTGCTCGCTCCAGCGCCGGCACCAGAAGGTGATCGAGGAGGCGCCCAGCGTGCTGCTCGACGAGCGCACCCGGGCGGCTATGGGCGAGGCGGCCGTGCAGGCGGCCCGCTCCTGCGGCTACCGGGGCGCGGGCACGGTGGAGTTCATCGTCCCCGGCGGCGACCCGTCCTCGTACTACTTCATGGAGATGAACACCCGCCTCCAGGTGGAGCATCCGGTGACCGAGCTGGTGACCGGCCTCGACCTGGTGGAGTGGCAGCTCCGGGTGGCGGCCGGTGAGCCGCTGTCCTTCGGGCAGGAGGACGTGCGCCTCACCGGGCACGCGATCGAGGCCCGGATCTGCGCCGAGGACCCTTCCAGGGGCTTCCTGCCGTCCGGCGGCACGGTCCTCGCGCTGCGCGAGCCGGGCGGCGACGGCGTGCGCACCGACTCCGGGCTCAGCGAGGGCACCGAGGTGGGCAGCCTGTACGACCCGATGCTGTCCAAGGTGATCGCCTACGGCCCCGACCGCCCGACCGCGCTCAGGAAACTGCGCGCCGCCCTCGCGGAGACGGTCACGCTGGGCGTGCCGACCAACGCCGGGTTCCTGCGCCGGCTGCTCGCGCATCCGGCGGTCGTGGCCGGGGAGCTGGACACCGGTCTGGTCGAGCGGGTCGCCGACACGCTGGTGCCGGGCGAGGTGCCGGAGGAGGTCTACGAGGCCGCCGCCGCCGTCCGTCTGGAGGCGCTGCGGCCCACGGGCGAGGGGTGGACCGACCCGTTCTCGGTGCCGAACGGGTGGCGGCTGGGCGGGACACCGCGGGCCGTCGGCTTCCCCCTGCGAGTGACGGGACTCGAACCCGTCGTCCACGAGCAGCGCGGCACCCACACCGTCACCCCCCACCAGGTGTCCGTCACCCTCGACGGCGTCCGGCACACCTTCGACCGCGCCGGTGACTGGCTCGGCCGGGACGGCGACGCCTGGCACGTGCGCGACCACGACCCGGTGGCCGCCTCCCTGACCGGCTCCGCGTTCGCCGGCGCCGACTCGCTCACCGCGCCCATGCCCGGCACGGTCACGGTGGTCAAGGTCGCCGTCGGCGACGAGGTGGCCGCGGGCCAGAGCCTGCTCGTGGTGGAGGCGATGAAGATGGAGCACGTCATCTCCGCCCCGCACGCCGGCACGGTCGCCGAGCTGGACGTCACCCCGGGGTCGACCGTCGCCATGGACCAGGTGCTGGCCGTCGTCACCCCGCACGAGGAGGCAGCGGAATGA